From one Phaeodactylum tricornutum CCAP 1055/1 chromosome 16, whole genome shotgun sequence genomic stretch:
- a CDS encoding predicted protein, with protein MHDAIHIGNLCCLDMGKQKTIGGVDHYQQPVHEVKEELPYFDDQATEKESIKSPFIRSMIEQLFRIQLQEDRDIVVEIFLMYDVLVRPALIVQDHIASTGTIILNDVKSSGTSVLKHYDLLLHEYMVTAIQRRPDARSSALTEPQTSILETSSRLGDVLKTISCDITLMTAIPDKPQSLSPYIVSNVILTTLLHLQTMLVDYCSSSDIPLPTTEVRRCVVSLLAFNMSSLSPLSIDASIEPSLCKVYRYWSYPPNEECKNVQIKGLDWSTIALEGSFWDDSIQGASSRAARILWHQLARTHGIFEETDVFFDVQKHVLQTLGMLDVSKAVRAHFFGRDMPTAEPPSKQMTHLHLGFNTPYTPPSDVAIRPYQRVPARLHAVLQFISLVDGFDKDMYDELLPVCYEMLNASNDTITVMGAVAVYHLLQLKGSARSAWQPAAISNLEGLVNQAVKVCDKSNHFAILGLVQRTLLKDYIADEHVGQTRRKTTTWWLWKLDRNQHRLTDGTVWGLLLGGVVPLLHQHAQFGNADASELGRMGLAAMLPLLRAGGRNEMEREVSILALIGLSNLMVAAYPIMPHHGGKIIAELLGALGKCESVLLEDVLRHVAVLAVIVCGDRAAKLLNEISDSNKYESFLIDIAHDVQSRAANWNGS; from the coding sequence ATCACTATCAGCAACCCGTTCACGAGGTCAAAGAGGAGCTACCCTACTTCGACGATCAGGcaacggaaaaagaaagcatTAAATCTCCCTTCATAAGGAGCATGATTGAGCAGCTTTTTCGAATACAATTACAAGAAGACCGAGATATCGTTGTGGAAATATTTCTCATGTACGACGTTCTGGTCCGACCGGCGCTAATCGTGCAGGACCATATTGCTTCCACTGGGACCATTATTCTGAACGACGTAAAATCATCTGGAACATCTGTACTCAAGCATTACGACCTGCTGTTACACGAATATATGGTCACCGCCATCCAGAGACGTCCAGATGCGCGCTCCTCCGCTTTAACGGAACCGCAAACATCAATATTGGAAACAAGCAGTCGTCTAGGAGACGTCCTAAAAACAATTTCCTGTGACATTACTCTCATGACCGCAATTCCAGACAAGCCTCAAAGCCTATCTCCGTACATCGTTTCCAACGTGATTTTGACAACACTACTTCATCTCCAGACCATGCTCGTCGACTACTGCAGCAGCTCCGACATTCCTCTACCAACAACTGAAGTTCGACGGTGTGTCGTCTCCCTATTGGCCTTTAATATGTCCTCCTTAAGCCCTCTCAGCATCGATGCCTCCATCGAACCGAGCCTTTGCAAAGTATACCGATACTGGTCATATCCGCCGAACGAAGAATGCAAAAATGTACAGATCAAAGGACTCGATTGGTCTACAATTGCGTTGGAAGGAAGCTTCTGGGATGACTCGATTCAAGGTGCATCATCACGTGCAGCTCGGATATTATGGCATCAACTTGCAAGAACGCACGGGATTTTTGAAGAGACCGATGTGTTTTTTGATGTACAAAAGCATGTACTCCAGACTCTGGGTATGCTCGACGTTTCCAAAGCCGTCCGCGCGCACTTTTTCGGCCGCGATATGCCAACGGCTGAGCCTCCTTCCAAGCAAATGACCCATTTGCACCTAGGCTTTAACACTCCCTATACCCCTCCAAGCGATGTGGCGATTCGCCCGTATCAGCGGGTACCAGCCAGGCTGCACGCTGTTCTCCAATTCATTTCGCTGGTCGATGGATTTGATAAAGACATGTATGATGAACTATTACCAGTGTGCTATGAGATGCTAAATGCTTCCAACGACACAATCACCGTCATGGGAGCGGTTGCCGTCTACCATTTACTGCAATTGAAAGGGTCTGCTCGTTCAGCTTGGCAGCCGGCAGCAATCAGCAATCTTGAAGGACTAGTCAACCAGGCCGTGAAGGTCTGCGATAAGAGCAATCATTTTGCCATTTTGGGGCTTGTTCAACGAACATTGCTTAAGGATTATATCGCCGACGAACACGTTGGGCAGACTCGAAGAAAAACGACAACTTGGTGGCTTTGGAAACTGGATCGTAATCAGCATCGCTTAACCGATGGTACTGTTTGGGGTCTGCTGTTGGGTGGCGTTGTTCCTCTTCTACACCAACACGCTCAGTTCGGAAACGCTGATGCCAGCGAACTGGGGCGAATGGGACTAGCAGCAATGTTGCCACTATTGCGCGCTGGAGGAAGAAACGAAATGGAACGCGAAGTCTCTATCCTTGCTTTGATTGGATTGAGCAACTTGATGGTGGCAGCCTATCCAATTATGCCACATCATGGAGGTAAAATCATTGCCGAGCTGTTGGGAGCTTTGGGAAAGTGTGAAAGCGTTTTACTGGAAGATGTTTTGAGGCATGTCGCAGTGTTAGCGGTGATAGTTTGCGGTGATCGTGCTGCAAAGCTTCTGAACGAAATATCCGATTCCAATAAATACGAGTCGTTCTTGATTGACATAGCTCATGATGTTCAATCTCGGGCCGCCAACTGGAATGGGTCTTAA
- a CDS encoding predicted protein (putative Sec23/Sec24 component of the Coat Protein vesicle transport complex COP II): protein MTNFPPPPPPPPSRPLGVSPSAPAVLETSSATSHYSTRRGPLNGGASASALPQSNLSTHGSTRFPPPPSHSVTTNGSVPSHDARTTPPSAHTPVPPPSIHRIAHPGMVSQPPSRQNPPLPFAPPASVPPTASRTLQPAYPVPPQPYSSNPLSPPLPSSRPPNTTHPHPSPPPPQPGYYQPSHTQQPPPGLRKIDPSQIPRAPLFTRPQESQLPVYFPRAAVLNGETAQNPPPADSRYIVKDDGNASPNLVRASVYAFPLTRALWHQTGDLPLGILATPLACHDETFVPRPRVLPDRSVQDWRDPQRIPCVDAREPSPPPRCGHCHAYANPFFGTDGSCNLCGTSNRGIAANLTGPAMQCGTVDYHVSGPYVTRPQPVPPVFVYAVDLTCPHVTQYLPILAQLGEDLATHVGNQYAPLTPRIGLCWVSSAGILVAGHHDRERYSVMADVTNAPFCPLPLNDWTFDVSVPEGLASWKAYLDGLLQNDLEDLRKLARAKNAYGLDGMELSCGGAALAFLADALAATGGRGTLITRRRPNFGVGSLSVREPVPGKAHDPDNIISYSPLQTASKLKHTEDAAASSFYQELAAKCCQDRTCLDVLYHTSPLTPPAYLDLATLGELCRNTCGKLFHVSNKDWNPIILEELRAQVFSFTGWDAVFKVRCSDGIQIKSFPTHVGNLVDNGLGSSSEIELSCVTPNTCIAVELEHRVGGVPPKNRYVYIQTALLYSTISGCRRVRVSTLAIRSSTVVDEVFRSVDMGTASALLAREALDRMKKLVREKEGDAAREKARDLVFHRCLEILLNYRTNSSAANSSARQMVLPEKLQLFPLYCMCLMKSPIFRPGMARRDAQTQAVRMSPTGDDRALFVHYLANVSSSTSMLMVHPNIFSVLGNESGTAEFESHHGPEQVGFVRMPQPILPSMASLEDDGVYLLDSGLQIFFYVGKTAPDEIKEMARSHQIDQAELLHNFVWQMRTFNGTNQGSEGSVRPTHVPVVSIIQQDGHDAPMEADVLNLLVDDAVSGEKDYNDFLCGLHQRIQDRLKAK from the coding sequence ATGACCAACTTTCCccctccaccaccaccaccgccttCTAGGCCACTGGGCGTCTCTCCATCAGCTCCAGCTGTTCTCGAGACGTCGTCGGCAACGTCCCATTACAGTACGAGAAGAGGGCCGCTGAATGGTGGAGCCTCAGCGTCCGCGCTCCCACAGTCCAACCTTTCCACACACGGCAGCACAAGATTTCCACCGCCGCCTTCGCACAGCGTCACGACCAATGGATCCGTTCCGTCGCACGATGCTCGGACTACACCTCCGTCCGCACACACTCCGGTACCGCCTCCATCGATCCATCGAATCGCTCATCCGGGCATGGTTTCTCAGCCGCCGTCCCGGCAGAATCCACCACTTCCGTTCGCACCTCCCGCATCTGTACCTCCGACTGCGAGTCGGACACTGCAACCAGCCTATCCCGTTCCACCGCAACCCTACTCGTCAAATCCTCTTTCACCCCCGCTTCCATCGTCACGTCCTCCCAACACTACGCACCCGCACCCATCGCCTCCACCACCGCAGCCCGGGTACTACCAACCGTCGCACACGCAACAGCCTCCGCCTGGTTTACGGAAAATCGATCCCTCACAAATTCCTAGAGCTCCACTCTTTACCCGCCCGCAAGAATCCCAGTTGCCGGTATATTTTCCGCGAGCTGCCGTCCTCAATGGCGAAACGGCCCAAAACCCCCCACCCGCCGACTCGCGATACATTGTCAAAGACGACGGTAACGCTTCGCCTAATCTCGTACGCGCCAGCGTCTACGCCTTTCCCCTTACACGTGCTCTCTGGCATCAAACCGGCGATCTACCACTCGGAATCCTCGCTACCCCCTTGGCCTGTCACGACGAAACCTTCGTGCCACGTCCCCGCGTCCTCCCCGACCGTTCCGTCCAAGACTGGCGTGATCCACAACGTATCCCGTGCGTGGATGCCCGGGAACCGTCCCCGCCACCGCGCTGTGGACACTGTCACGCCTACGCCAATCCGTTTTTTGGAACGGATGGATCTTGTAATCTCTGTGGTACCAGCAATCGCGGGATTGCCGCCAACCTGACGGGTCCGGCCATGCAGTGCGGTACGGTAGATTATCACGTTTCCGGACCCTACGTCACCCGCCCACAGCCCGTGCCGCCCGTGTTTGTGTACGCCGTGGATTTAACGTGTCCGCATGTCACGCAGTATCTACCCATTCTGGCACAATTGGGGGAAGACCTGGCGACTCACGTCGGGAATCAGTACGCACCGCTGACGCCACGCATTGGTCTCTGTTGGGTATCTTCGGCCGGAATTTTGGTGGCCGGGCACCACGACCGGGAACGCTACTCCGTCATGGCGGATGTGACCAACGCACCCTTTTGCCCTCTACCCCTCAACGATTGGACGTTTGATGTGTCGGTACCGGAAGGATTGGCATCCTGGAAGGCCTACTTGGATGGCCTACTCCAGAACGATCTCGAGGATCTGCGGAAATTGGCGCGTGCGAAAAATGCGTACGGCTTGGACGGTATGGAACTATCGTGTGGTGGAGCGGCGCTGGCCTTTCTTGCTGACGCCTTGGCGGCGACGGGGGGTCGCGGTACCTTGATCACCCGACGACGACCGAATTTTGGCGTCGGTAGCCTTTCGGTACGGGAACCTGTTCCGGGTAAAGCGCACGATCCGGACAATATCATATCCTATAGTCCGCTACAAACCGCCTCCAAGTTGAAGCATACAGAAGATGCGGCGGCTTCTTCGTTTTATCAGGAGCTAGCCGCGAAATGTTGCCAGGACCGAACCTGTTTGGATGTTTTATACCACACTAGCCCGCTCACACCACCCGCGTACTTGGATCTCGCCACACTCGGCGAGTTGTGCCGGAATACTTGTGGAAAATTGTTCCACGTTTCGAACAAAGACTGGAATCCGATCATTCTGGAAGAACTGAGAGCCCAAGTCTTTTCCTTTACGGGATGGGATGCGGTGTTTAAGGTTCGATGTTCGGACGGAATTCAaatcaaatcctttccaACCCATGTCGGTAACCTAGTCGATAACGGATTGGGTAGCTCGTCGGAAATCGAATTGTCCTGCGTGACGCCGAACACGTGCATCGCAGTGGAGCTTGAGCATCGCGTGGGTGGTGTACCCCCCAAAAATCGGTACGTGTACATACAAACGGCCTTGCTCTACTCAACAATATCGGGCTGCCGCCGTGTGCGGGTCTCCACCTTGGCCATCCGTAGTTCTACTGTGGTAGATGAAGTATTCCGATCGGTTGACATGGGAACTGCTTCTGCTCTACTAGCCAGAGAAGCGCTGGATCGTATGAAGAAGCTAGTAAGGGAGAAGGAAGGAGACGCGGCCCGTGAAAAAGCCCGTGACTTGGTGTTCCATCGGTGTCTGGAAATTTTGCTCAACTACCGCACAAATTCGTCGGCCGCAAACTCATCCGCACGGCAAATGGTCCTCCCAGAAAAGTTGCAGTTGTTTCCACTCTACTGTATGTGCTTGATGAAGAGTCCGATCTTTCGCCCGGGCATGGCCCGTCGCGATGCACAAACTCAAGCTGTCCGCATGTCGCCCACGGGTGATGACAGGGCACTATTCGTACATTATCTGGCCAACGTAAGTTCCAGTACCAGCATGCTTATGGTGCATCCCAACATTTTTTCCGTCTTGGGAAACGAAAGTGGTACTGCGGAGTTCGAGTCGCATCATGGACCGGAGCAAGTTGGGTTTGTAAGAATGCCACAGCCCATTTTGCCGAGTATGGCTAGTCTTGAAGACGATGGTGTGTACCTCCTGGATAGCGGCCTACAGATTTTTTTCTATGTTGGAAAGACTGCGCCGGATGAAATAAAGGAGATGGCACGTAGTCACCAAATCGATCAAGCAGAACTGCTTCACAATTTTGTCTGGCAAATGAGGACGTTCAACGGCACAAATCAAGGAAGCGAAGGTTCCGTCCGGCCAACTCATGTGCCTGTTGTGTCAATTATACAGCAGGACGGTCACGATGCTCCAATGGAAGCGGATGTTCTCAATCTTTTGGTGGATGATGCGGTTTCTGGGGAGAAAGACTACAATGATTTTCTGTGTGGATTGCATCAGCGCATTCAAGACAGACTCAAAGCCAAGTAG
- a CDS encoding predicted protein translates to MTDSSSASLIRSPPTYGSTSTTMDDEQPEQPLILFAEFPSDLNRDKTFALPLARELSICDTIDPNSIPVGQASIASEVANLSKNLIGCGVLSLSGGIAMFADSPNAVYPASLWVIVMGAIFGYFCLLIGKLCDMTRSSTYRECWQKTMGDDGSTVVACINALKAALANLAYSTILSQSGSSLCQTIGIEVSRVSCLLIITVTMILPLCMLKQIRVLAPFSILGTAGTLLTALAMIIRYMDGSYLPEGAFYHDIQPTLQPSFGTTNRVWSTAVLPYVCMLFEAFVMHYNAARFYNELKHATPARFGTAVSSSFALSSTVYVAIATVGFLTFGGNSDSFILNNYSANDPLATLSRLAISFSTLTTYPLVFIGFRDGALDILEIPAARQTNKNLNILTVILLAIITIIAVFVTDLGIINAVGGGTFATAIVFVFPALMYRSAVQKMGPSSNEMEVYFALVLMVFGIGIGAIGVIQSIIVSIKD, encoded by the coding sequence ATGACTGATTCTAGTTCGGCGAGCCTGATCAGGTCCCCGCCAACTTATGGATCCACCAGCACCACGATGGATGATGAGCAGCCAGAGCAACCTCTCATTCTCTTTGCAGAGTTCCCTAGCGATCTCAATCGCGACAAGACCTTCGCATTGCCTTTAGCCCGGGAACTGTCAATTTGTGATACAATCGACCCAAACTCGATTCCAGTCGGACAGGCCTCTATTGCATCTGAAGTTGCCAACCTCAGCAAAAATCTTATTGGATGCGGAGTTCTATCTCTTTCCGGAGGTATCGCCATGTTCGCCGACTCGCCTAATGCCGTTTACCCGGCCTCACTATGGGTTATTGTCATGGGCGCTATCTTCGGATATTTTTGTCTCCTAATTGGGAAGCTATGTGATATGACTCGGTCAAGTACATATCGCGAATGCTGGCAAAAGACCATGGGCGACGATGGCTCGACCGTGGTAGCCTGCATCAACGCGCTTAAAGCAGCTCTCGCCAATCTGGCATATTCGACAATTTTGTCGCAGTCCGGAAGCTCTCTTTGCCAAACGATCGGCATTGAAGTCTCCCGAGTGTCATGTTTGTTGATTATAACGGTTACCATGATCCTTCCCTTATGCATGCTAAAGCAGATTCGTGTCCTGGCACCATTTTCAATTTTGGGTACCGCAGGAACGTTGTTGACAGCTCTGGCAATGATTATTCGGTATATGGATGGCTCCTACCTCCCTGAAGGTGCTTTTTACCATGACATCCAGCCAACTTTGCAACCCTCATTTGGAACAACAAACCGTGTTTGGAGCACTGCGGTATTACCGTATGTTTGTATGCTATTTGAAGCCTTCGTCATGCATTACAACGCTGCCCGTTTCTACAATGAGCTTAAACACGCGACACCGGCTCGATTCGGGACGGCTgtctcgtcttcgttcgCACTGTCTTCGACCGTCTacgtggccattgcgaccGTGGGATTTCTCACATTTGGTGGCAATTCGGACAGTTTCATTCTCAACAACTACAGCGCCAACGATCCGTTAGCTACCTTGAGTCGTCTTGCCATTTCATTTTCAACGCTGACAACATATCCACTTGTTTTCATCGGCTTCCGAGACGGTGCTCTCGATATTTTGGAAATTCCGGCTGCTCGACAAACCAACAAGAATCTCAACATTTTGACCGTGATTCTCTTGGCCATCATTACAATCATCGCCGTCTTTGTGACTGACTTAGGAATCATCAATGCTGTGGGTGGGGGCACTTTTGCGACTGCAATTGTCTTCGTGTTTCCTGCGCTTATGTATCGGTCAGCCGTTCAAAAAATGGGTCCGTCGAGTAATGAAATGGAAGTTTATTTTGCTTTGGTGCTTATGGTTTTCGGTATTGGCATTGGCGCAATTGGAGTTATCCAGTCCATTATTGTGTCGATCAAAGACTAA
- a CDS encoding predicted protein — translation MTDVQLNYLLWHSAGSAGVVLLAYAGLTAEPHLRGRFDFLTRLVLSAAFSFLIGLVLEILSVLHVWPWCPCIFDGWGLFVNVDSILATVLTIVLVKVTYFAKGSPWDSERCAETIALSADGMEKDLEFGDDDGCSSSTQSEDAVSEAQPVVDFLPGRQLEAEIGSHRRGV, via the coding sequence ATGACTGATGTGCAATTGAACTATTTGCTTTGGCACAGTGCTGGTAGCGCCGGGGTTGTCTTGCTTGCCTATGCCGGCCTTACCGCGGAACCGCATCTCCGGGGACGATTCGATTTTTTGACGAGATTGGTTCTTTCGGCGGCTTTCTCATTCCTCATTGGGCTGGTTCTGGAGATCTTGAGTGTTCTGCACGTTTGGCCTTGGTGTCCTTGCATTTTCGATGGATGGGGACTGTTTGTGAATGTGGACAGTATTCTTGCTACTGTCTTGACAATCGTTCTCGTGAAAGTCACCTACTTTGCGAAAGGAAGTCCGTGGGATTCAGAACGCTGCGCAGAGACAATAGCATTGTCTGCGGATGGCATGgagaaagatttggagtttggagacgacgatggaTGCTCGTCATCGACGCAGTCTGAGGATGCCGTCAGTGAAGCCCAGCCCGTCGTCGATTTTCTACCCGGACGACAACTCGAAGCCGAAATCGGAAGCCACCGCCGTGGTGTTTAG
- a CDS encoding predicted protein → MIESKWTIEAYCGAQRPSNWSTFPTSSLSFLNQLNLSATHPFCGPEAPQPYEIPGVPSQGPLLTNDHLESFWDVVLTIAAKGVPSLIAIGELWLRLFSSILAPVGLTHLLYTSIKGISDQDSKTATRPQRIFLSITCLLSVASSIVLFTDTLYVLEYGPFYGGSMLIMLLLLSVNVSVRYRLRQTMIGKFCLILLALFLVYDYETGAFTFGDSAERCEIAEGLYYNQENEFINKLVEHWPLSQRDGRTGLPFLLNLVRDFSYTRVWLPLDDGEVAALDIGFPEAGHDVTKPLYLILHGLNGGSQEGYVQDFTWRRTGEGSTVVVMIARGLGDLPIRGWDVFHGARFSDAHTAALRLRQTLVGDQYIPWNCALDSAVAISGGLDMRFEAVYYRAERLWQPMLAQTLRDDFAVGKWGERFRARLTKDQMKNLMRAAHVSELGKSAAVAYNGFRDLDHYYSEMSALGDIPIEEYSGPSLEPQRRIQSLSIPLLVIHALDDPLVTFRTVGANHGLMHPTNLTKTGTGNLLLLLTKGGGHVGWPLGWFFFLNTWKWMNDAAMSFTNAVDHSRKEG, encoded by the exons ATGATAGAATCAAAGTGGACAATCGAAGCTTACTGCGGTGCGCAGAGGCCGTCGAATTGGTCCACTTTTCCGACATCCTCCCTGAGCTTTTTGAATCAGTTGAATTTGTCTGCGACGCATCCATTTTGCGGCCCAGAGGCCCCACAACCGTACGAGATTCCCGGGGTGCCATCCCAAGGTCCCTTGTTAACCAATGATCATTTGGAGTCCTTCTGGGATGTTGTTTTGACCATCGCTGCCAAAGGAGTCCCGAGTCTGATTGCAATTGGAGAACTTTGGTTACGTCTCTTCAGCTCCATTTTGGCTCCCGTCGGTTTGACTCATTTACTGTACACAAGTATCAAGGGGATATCGGATCAAGATTCCAAAACAGCTACACGTCCCCAGAGAATCTTCCTTTCTATAACATGCCTCCTGTCGGTAGCGTCATCGATCGTTCTCTTTACCGATACCTTGTATGTGCTCGAATACGGACCCTTCTACGGTGGGTCGATGCTGATCATGTTATTACTCCTGTCCGTGAATGTGTCCGTACGCTATCGACTACGACAAACAATGATTGGCAAGTTTTGTTTGATACTCCTAGCGCTATTCCTTGTATACGATTATGAGACTGGTGCGTTTACCTTCGGGGATTCCGCGGAACGCTGTGAAATAGCGGAAGGTCTTTACTACAACCAAGAAAATGAATTCATCAACAAATTGGTTGAACACTGGCCTCTGTCGCAAC GTGACGGCCGGACGGGCCTCCCTTTTCTTTTGAACTTGGTTCGTGACTTTTCGTACACACGTGTTTGGCTTCCTCTGGATGATGGCGAGGTGGCGGCCTTGGATATTGGGTTTCCAGAAGCAGGCCACGATGTCACAAAACCTCTCTATCTTATTCTACATGGGCTCAACGGTGGTTCTCAGGAAGGCTACGTCCAAGACTTCACGTGGCGGCGCACTGGAGAGGGATCGACGGTAGTGGTCATGATTGCACGCGGACTCGGCGATTTGCCTATTCGGGGATGGGATGTCTTTCACGGCGCCCGCTTTTCCGACGCCCATACTGCGGCACTAAGACTTCGACAAACGCTCGTTGGAGACCAGTATATTCCATGG AATTGCGCGCTCGATTCGGCAGTTGCGATTTCGGGAGGTCTCGATATGCGCTTTGAGGCTGTTTACTACCGAGCTGAGCGACTTTGGCAACCCATGCTAGCACAGACTCTACGAGACGATTTCGCGGTCGGAAAATGGGGCGAGCGATTTCGCGCCAGATTGACAAAAGACCAAATGAAAAATCTTATGAGGGCGGCACACGTTTCAGAGCTTGGCAAAAGTGCGGCTGTGGCGTACAATGGCTTTCGGGACTTGGATCACTATTACTCCGAAATGTCTGCGTTAGGGGATATCCCTATTGAGGAGTACAGTGGTCCATCGCTAGAGCCACAGAGAAGAATCCAAAGCTTGTCGATTCCTCTTTTGGTCATTCATGCACTGGACGATCCGCTGGTAACGTTTCGGACTGTAGGCGCCAATCATGGTCTCATGCATCCAACAAACCTTACCAAAACAGGAACTGGAAATTTGCTATTGTTATTGACCAAAGGTGGGGGGCACGTGGGATGGCCGCTTGGTTGGTTCTTTTTTCTTAATACTTGGAAGTGGATGAACGATGCCGCGATGAGCTTCACCAACGCAGTGGACCATTCCCGAAAGGAAGGTTGA
- the ELO6b_1 gene encoding delta 6 desaturase (delta 6 elongase, microsomal precursor. Involved in the biosynthesis of polyunsaturated fatty acids. 5 predicted transmembrane domains. Catalyzes conversion of acyl -CoAs such as alpha-linoleoyl-CoA or stearidonyl-CoA to eicosatrienoyl-CoA or eicosatetraenoyl-CoA via the addition of two carbons from malonyl CoA.): protein MSMGIPAIDPYPLMFVYNLSQIMLCAYMTIEAGLLAYRNDYTFWPCNDCDFENPPLANLQWLFYVSKIWDFWDTIFIVLGKKWRQLSFLHVYHHTTVFLFCWLNTHLNFDGDIFLTIFLNTFVHTVMYTYYFICMHTKIPETGKSLPIWWKSSLTSMQLVQFITMMTHAIMVLHKGCAAPHSRVGISYLVYIFSLFVLFAQFFVSSYLKPKKKKTA from the exons ATGAGTATGG GAATCCCCGCAATTGACCCGTACCCGCTCATGTTTGTCTACAACCTTTCCCAGATTATGCTGTGTGCTTACATGACCATTGAAGCCGGTCTTCTTGCTTATCGCAACGACTACACATTTTGGCCGTGCAATGATTGCGACTTTGAAAATCCGCCTCTCGCCAATCTCCAATGGCTCTTTTacgtttccaaaatttgGGATTTTTGGGACACCATATTTATTGTTCtcgggaagaaatggcgtcAACTTTCCTTCCTGCACGTCTACCACCATACCAccgtctttcttttctgcTGGTTGAATACACATTTAAACTTCGACGGTGATATCTTTCTTACCATTTTCTTGAACACTTTCGTCCACACTGTGATGTACACGTACTACTTCATTTGCATGCACACCAAGATCCCCGAGACCGGCAAATCCTTGCCCATTTGGTGGAAGTCTAGTTTGACCAGCATGCAGTTGGTGCAATTCATCACGATGATGACGCATGCTATCATGGTCTTGCATAAAGGCTGTGCTGCTCCCCATAGCCGGGTGGGGATATCATACTTGGTTTACATTTTTTCGCTCTTTGTTTTGTTCGCCCAGTTCTTTGTCAGCTCGTACCtcaagccgaagaagaaaaagacggcATGA
- a CDS encoding predicted protein, giving the protein MKPLVSIFSVALLTSFAWLHQTSAFGVRRSSNRSARAAPPLDPTLRSAVDAFTSKGFEKRDDTKNENQGEFANKSAAEIKGELLELLPSMTGQEDEFRRVEELVNALEARYQPAQTLTFLNLAMQGSWQLLFSTNLSGTPNPAKFRLRELTQRIECNNLDGVVTNQALWDLAEAGDAAFDATGTFSVKCNYSINQGARMIVDLEDHLLQPARGSAIPQDVQGLVGYLHRAMPKTLFDPSDHAMDTTYLDVDLRIVRYTGARLEGSRDIFMRASALEINPTKDDVPREE; this is encoded by the coding sequence atgaagcCGCTAGTATCCATATTTTCCGTTGCTTTGTTAACGTCTTTCGCTTGGCTACATCAGACGTCAGCGTTCGGTGTTCGACGTTCCAGCAATCGGTCAGCCAGAGCCGCCCCTCCACTCGATCCCACGCTCAGAAGCGCTGTCGATGCATTTACGTCGAAAGGCTTTGAAAAAAGAGATGACACTAAGAATGAGAATCAAGGAGAATTCGCAAACAAGAGTGCAGCAGAAATCAAAGGAGAGTTGTTGGAGCTTTTGCCGAGCATGACGGGTCAAGAAGACGAATTTCGAAGAGTAGAAGAATTGGTCAATGCATTGGAAGCCCGCTATCAACCAGCTCAAACCCTGACTTTTCTCAATCTCGCAATGCAAGGATCTTGGCAGCTTCTATTTAGCACAAATTTGTCGGGAACGCCCAATCCTGCCAAGTTTCGTTTGCGCGAACTGACCCAAAGGATTGAATGCAACAACCTTGACGGCGTTGTTACGAACCAAGCGCTCTGGGACCTAGCCGAAGCTGGCGACGCTGCTTTCGACGCGACGGGGACCTTTTCCGTTAAATGTAACTACTCAATCAATCAAGGTGCGCGGATGATTGTCGATCTGGAAGACCACCTACTGCAACCTGCTCGCGGTTCTGCTATTCCTCAGGACGTACAGGGCTTGGTGGGCTATTTACATCGCGCAATGCCTAAAACGTTGTTTGATCCATCGGATCATGCCATGGATACGACATATTTGGATGTTGATTTGCGCATCGTGCGGTATACGGGGGCGCGATTGGAAGGATCGCGAGATATCTTCATGCGGGCGTCCGCTCTGGAAATCAATCCGACAAAGGACGACGTCCCCAGAGAAGAATAG